The following coding sequences lie in one Caloenas nicobarica isolate bCalNic1 chromosome 17, bCalNic1.hap1, whole genome shotgun sequence genomic window:
- the IFT20 gene encoding intraflagellar transport protein 20 homolog isoform X1, protein MAQAALGAAGLHFDELNKLRVLEPEAAQQTAQLREECRAFLDKIVEFQRIVGSLIELVDQLAKAAESEKMKAIGARNLLKSMAKQREAQEQQLQALIAEKKMQLERYRIEYETLCKIEADQNEFIDQFIFQK, encoded by the exons ATGGCGCAGGCGGCGCTGGGCGCGGCGGGGCTGCACTTCGACGAGCTGAACAAGCTGCGGGTGCTGGAGCCCGAGGCGGCGCAGCAGACGGCGCAGCTGCGCGAGGAGTGCCGGGCCTTCCTGGACA aaataGTAGAATTTCAAAGAATAGTGGGTAGCTTAATTGAACTTGTTGATCAACTGGCAAAAGCTGCTGAAAGTGAGAAGATGAAG GCTATTGGTGCACGAAatctgctgaagtccatggcaaagcaaagagaagctcaggagcagcagctccaggctctGATAGCGGAGAAGAAGATGCAGCTGGAAAG atacCGAATAGAGTACGAGACTCTCTGCAAAATTGAAGCAGACCAGAACGAATTCATCGACcaattcatttttcagaaataa
- the TMEM97 gene encoding sigma intracellular receptor 2, with amino-acid sequence MAAAPRWRERLFALYFVSHVPVTLLIDLQPLLPAGIHPPALAELLQWYTATFRDPLMLQPPEWFKAFMYCEAFLQLPFFPVAGYAFLKGGCKWIRTPAIIYSTHVATTLFAILAHILFHDFSKSEHSGPQTQRERLTLLSIYLPYLLIPLLILYTMLRNPHYNQADKRKRK; translated from the exons AtggcggcggctccgcgctgGCGGGAACGGCTGTTCGCGCTTTACTTCGTCTCGCACGTCCCGGTGACGCTGCTGATCGACCTGCAGCCGCTGCTGCCCGCCGGGATCCACCCGCCTGCC CTGGCGGAGCTGCTGCAGTGGTACACGGCCACCTTCAGAGACCCGCTGATGCTGCAGCCCCCCGAGTGGTTCAAGGCGTTCATGTACTGCGAGgctttcctgcagctgccgTTCTTCCCCGTCGCAGGATACGCCTTCCTGAAAG GTGGCTGCAAATGGATAAGGACACCTGCGATTATCTATTCCACCCACGTAGCCACGACTCTGTTTGCCATCCTGGCGCACATCCTGTTTCACGATTTCTCCAAGTCTGAGCACTCAGGACCTCAGACGCAGCGCGAGCGCCTGACGCTGCTGTCGATATACCTGCCGTACCTGCTGATACCGCTCCTCATTCTCTACACCATGCTCCGCAACCCCCACTACAACCAGGCGgacaagaggaagaggaagtag
- the IFT20 gene encoding intraflagellar transport protein 20 homolog isoform X2 — protein MAQAALGAAGLHFDELNKLRVLEPEAAQQTAQLREECRAFLDKIVEFQRIVGSLIELVDQLAKAAESEKMKAIGARNLLKSMAKQREAQEQQLQALIAEKKMQLERSLY, from the exons ATGGCGCAGGCGGCGCTGGGCGCGGCGGGGCTGCACTTCGACGAGCTGAACAAGCTGCGGGTGCTGGAGCCCGAGGCGGCGCAGCAGACGGCGCAGCTGCGCGAGGAGTGCCGGGCCTTCCTGGACA aaataGTAGAATTTCAAAGAATAGTGGGTAGCTTAATTGAACTTGTTGATCAACTGGCAAAAGCTGCTGAAAGTGAGAAGATGAAG GCTATTGGTGCACGAAatctgctgaagtccatggcaaagcaaagagaagctcaggagcagcagctccaggctctGATAGCGGAGAAGAAGATGCAGCTGGAAAG GTCGTTGTACTGA